The stretch of DNA ACCTCACGTTTGGTCAGGAGAGGTTTTGTGAGTTTTCCTGTCTGGAATCTAAATGTTGGCGAGTGAAATCAGCACATTGTGGCTGCATCTGATTGCAGACATACAACGGATTAATGCGCAATAAAGAGTTGTGGCATCCGTCtaatttaattccaataaaacctgttttccccgattctgttttattcttacaaacacctctgtattttaaatatttttaaaaaggtaggATATTCTAATTATTAGTACATATGTACATCTAATAATGTAATACATctacagctttttattttaaacggGTAGATAttcagatgaaggaagtgatctTCTTGTGGTTTCGTCATGGATAGAAATTGTTCCGATGCTAAGCTAACCATAACTGCTAAGCTTCCACTTGAGTCACTCAAATATTGTTattcaatatatttaacattaacaacctgatgtagttttagtttgtaaacatgACGGTAGCAGTTTTAGACGGGTAGCACGGACAGACAGACTTAGCCATCTATTCGTGCtacggtaggaaaatctgacgagGTAGCACTGATTGTCAGACCACCGGAGCTCAGATATTATGGACCCCTGACCGGTTCTGCTCGGCCCATGGGACCCTGGTTTCAGGACGGTTCCCTGAATAGGCCGCTCTTTGCATCCCCCTCGGGTCAGGAACCAGAATCGGTCCAGAAAGGTTCTGTTGCCGACTGAAGGACCGGGGAGCCGTACCGAAGTACTCGTTGAGGAAGGCGAGCGAGGCGAGGTAGCAGCCCAGGCTGAAGAACTCGGCCAGAACCATGAGCCAGTGCCAGGTCCGGACGGTCAGCGCCACCATCAGCAGCTCTGTCAGAACCAGCGCCGTGAACGAGATGGCCACCACGTGGACGAACTCAGACTCGAACAGAACCAGGGCGCCGTACATCAGGATGCCACCTGGGGGCGCCAAAGATACATGTCAGAGtttgggtcaaaggtcaacggGACTGAAATGcttctcatttaaaaagttcaaaacgGGATTTCACTGAAGTCGACtttcttaataaaaaagaaatcagtgaAAAACCGTGTTGAACTGGTGAGTTCCCACTGGGTCGGTTGAACTGGTTCAGTTGAACTGGGTGAGGCTGTGGTTTGCAGTCTCCACTGAGGGAACCAATGCGGTTTCCCAGTTTGGCAGCGGAGAGCTAACTGATGGGAATCTGGTGGGAGTTTTTTCCAGCTGTTGGTTCCGGATCGCTGACGGTCGATCGGACAGTAAACGGCCGAGACTCCCAGCGTCTCACTGGAAAACTCCCAGCAGGACCAGCGAGTGTGAAGATAAgggtctgacctctgacctgcggTATCCTGATAGCCGCGCTAATTCAGCGTAATCCGCCTCTAACTGATCGCATAATTGCTGCGATATCAGCCCACATGCGGCGCATTCCAGCCGGGCGGCCTCCGGAACATGGAGCCGAGATGCCGCctcccggcccggcccggcccatTCGGGTCTTTAATTAAAACCGGGCGCCGGCAGGAAGTCACGCTACAGCTTAGCGGCTTCGCTCGGATCGGCTTACGgtacagagagggagagaaagctGAGATTCTGAGAAaaggatcagaaccaggagagGAGGCGGAACCTCAGAGGGACCGCTGACCCAGACAGAACCAAGCTGGgagaaccggaccagaaccgcTTACCTTGATAGATGCTGATCAGAACCCAGATCAGGAAGGTTTTGAAGGACAAGGAGCGACCCTGAGAACACAAACACGGTcagaacctccagcagaaccgtGGAGTCACCAGAACCGAGCTCGGTACCTTGGTCAGATCTTTGTAGAGTTCTGGGTAGAGCAGAGCCGTTTCGGGCTTCACGTCCTGGTCCAGAACCAACGAGAAAACGGGAAACATGGTGTAGATGGTGGCGTacctggaaccagaaccagaacaggtTTACTCCCCTGATATGgtaccatcagaaccagaaccagtctgGGTCTGAtcacacagaaccagaaccgtccTGCAGGGCTGATGCGAATGCCAAGCAGAAAATTCTGGCttcatgcttttattctgaaacccTGGGCCAGTCAGAACCTGCTGTCCTCAGGGCAGTTAGAAACCCAGTTCTgccggttctgttggacctctggttctgctggacctTGGGTACTGGGCGCAGAGGGGTGCGTACCCGACCATGAGGAAACCCTGGTAGAGCGGCACCGAGGCGAAGAAGAAGACGGAGGAGAAGACGGCCTGAGGAGAAAACAAGCGGTTCAGAGGACGGTCCCGGGGAATAGATCGAGTCAGAACTGGGACAGTCGCAGAACCTGCATGGTGGAGATGATCATCCCTCGGTGCATGACGAATTGTCCGAGCGCGGCCGAGCGCTTGTAGCTGTTCCTGCCGTGGACCATCAGCAGGCGGCCGATGTGTCGGAACTGCGAGACAGAGAAGTCTGCGGCCAGCGACGCCTGCTTCCCTTCCTGCACACAaccagaactgggtcagaaccagagcagGAAGCTAATGCAGAGTAAACGGGATTATAATCTCAGAATAGCAGGATTTACTTTTCCTTCAATCCCGATGCCGCAGTCTGCAGCCTGGATCATGCTCACATCATTCCCTCCGTCTCCTGCAGCACAAACCAAACTCCCTGTGGTTAACCAGGAaggctgccatctagtggccacGTGGAGGAACTACCAGCTCTACTGTCTGGAAGCTGCTTAAATAACCTGGTGTGAGATTTTACTGTGAACTTTATCATTTATCATAGTGAATTTCTTAAAAGAATTACTATTTATTGTTGATAAATTTCAAATTCCGATGTTTAAAAtccatcaaaacaaaacaatccatATCGTCAGGATTGTTTTAGTCTTAGTTCAATTAGAGaattaacaaatgaaaatcaatgtgaaaatatgaataGCTGCAGTTAATGTGTAGCAATAAAACGTCTTTCTGTGGTGACTTAAATAAGTGCATTACAAATGGACATAtctaaaaagagcaaaatagtTCTAatcatcacttttattgttatcacaatagtaccacaaaatgataaaactttaagtgtATATTGCCCAACCCTAGCTGAACCAATCAGATCGCTGCATCCCATCCTCCCAGGAGAAGTCGATCCTCTaaccctgacctctgaccttctcAGGATGTTAAACTACAGCATAAATCTGCTTCATCTAGTGAAAACCCTAAAATTATAAGTTCATCTTCTCCTGCAGGAGCAACAAACTGTGAGATCACAGTGAAGAATAAATCCCACAGGAAGTTCCGGAGGGAAGCTGGGTCCGGTTCCGACCCAGTGGACGCCCACCTATGGCACAGGTTCTGTTGGctgtgtgctgctgcagcagctggacgaTCTGGGCCTTCTGTGTGGGCGAGCATCTGCAGCAGACCACAGCTGGGCACTGGCAGGCCAGCTCCACGAACTCATGCTCATAGTAGCGCAGACACACctggagagagaggagaggagaggagcacccagttccggttctggttctgacccggtttcGGCTCTCCTACCTCTAGGGAGTCTCCGGAGACCACCAACGCGCAGTCGTGCTTCCTCCTGAAGGCGTTCAGCTCTAGGTGCGCTTCCCCCCGGCTGCACACCTGGTGAGAGCCAAACGCACAGTCAGCCTGACCGACCTGCACGGAGCGGCAGCGTCATGCTGCGGGCCCGCGCACCGGCTTGAAGACGTGGATGTCCTGAGTCCGGGACACCAGGTGGGAGCTCTTGGCAATGCAGGTAGCCGTCTCCATTTTGTCTCCGGTCAGCATCCAGATCTGAGGAGAGGCGGGACGGTGAGGAGCGGCCCGACCCGGAGTCCGGTCCTGATTCCGATCCTACCTTGATGCCGGCGTTCCTCAGCAGCTCCAGTGTGGGCCGGACGTCGGCCTGCAGCTGGTCCTCCACGCCGGTCAGGCACAGCAGCTCCATCTCCCTCTCCAAACTCTCCACCACCGCCGCCACCTTCAGCGCCCGGTCCAGCAGGCTCAGCTTGGCCTGGCTGTAGCGGCTCtgctcagacaggaagtgggcccggtcagacaggaaacagaactgGTGCTGGAACCAGTTCTTAGCTCAggagtgtccaaagtgcggtCCTGGGGCCATTTGTTGACCCCAAGAAAGGTTCCAGAACAATACAAGGTTTTGGCTGCAGATGTTCGATCACTAATCCGGGTTATTATAGATATGATTCTGACTGTAGAAAATCGTAGATATGACAAAGTATTCGTCTGTTTATAGCCAAGCTTTTATAATCTGGAGAGCCTCTTGGATCCAGAGACAAATGccctgaaaatgtgaaaactagACACCTTTCTGTCAATATTTCCAACGTGCAAAAATAGTATTACTTGTTTCTCAACTGTGGACTACATGTTGTTGTAAAGGGTTGTACTgggtttgtttccttctagtgaGTGAGCCTGTGTGGCTCCTATTGATTCTATCTATATATCATATTTATATTAGAGGTGTGTCGATCAATCGGCCACCGATCATAATCGACCGATCAGCAAAACGATCACATTGATCTCACTTCGTTGCCTGCGTGTGAAGCTCATCTCCTCTGTCCTTCACACTCAGGCGCGCAGCAACAAATCCTGTAGTGAGGAACTTTAACGCTCAGAGTGAACGGAGACGTTTGAGTATTGCGGCGGAAAATGACCTCGGGGGTGAAGtacgtcaaaatgcatcaacaaaaCGAATCTAATATagcatttaaaaatcaaacacttGACGGAGTTTGGCTACATTGAGGCTTAATGCAGGAACCAAAGGACATCCGGTCGGCAGGTAAAACAGGTAAAGCAGCTCAGTTACCAACACTCACCCGGATTAGAATCACGGtgagaaagctaaacaaatgaacagaaaaataatccaaGTCTTCGAGCTGGCGGTGTAAGatgctggttctgctctggctcTTGAACCGCCGCTACTGGTAGTATTTAGTTCACAACCTCCAGCCAGCAGTGAAGTCTCACACTGAacctgcttaaagctgcagcatgtaacttaatcaacaacaaaaaagattttagatatGCATTAAAACTTTCGCCATCCTAACATTAGACAGGTAATctctaaaaaataatcaatctcctcttctcctcctgtgttctgcagaattactcagctcagtcagaaactgccaatcagaaccagcaatAATCAGCTAGCCATGCTATCAGGAAGTTATAATTTAGTAActcaggattgtttattttaatgcaacctgatttgactttgaatgaatgtCTCCTTATATTACTTgacattatttatttgactaatAATTTATGGAACTGAGAgccttactgttaaatattattttactggttgcaggtttttcagttttccttttgACGGAATAGCTGCTGTATTGTGCCTGTAAGTATTTTGCATGTTAGCGaccagcagctgttagcgatcaaCAGCTGTTAGCGaccagcagctgttagcgaccagcagctgttagcgaccagcagctgttagcgatcaaCAGCTGTTAGCGaccagcagctgttagcgatcaaCAGCTGTTAGCGaccagcagctgttagcgatcaaCAGCTGTTAGCGaccagcagctgttagcgaCCAACAGCTGTTAGCGaccagcagctgttagcgatcaaCAGCTGTTAGCGaccagcagctgttagcgatcaaCAGCTGTTAGCGATCAACAGCTGTTAGCGATCAACAGCTGTTAGCGaccagcagctgttagcgaCCAACAGCTGTTAGCGaccagcagctgttagcgatcaaCAGCTGTTAGCGaccagcagctgttagcgatcaaCAGCTGTTAGCGaccagcagctgttagcgatcaaCAGCTGTTAGCGATCAACAGCTGTTAGCGATCAACAGCTGTTAGCGaccagcagctgttagcgaccagcagctgttagcgaccagcagctgttagcgatcaaCAGCTGTTAGCGaccagcagctgttagcgaccagcagctgttagcgaccagcagctgttagcgatcaaCACCTCTGCAGGCGGATCTTTAGTGTAACACGGAGCAGAAAGCTGAGGTCATTTCTCCTTTGAGCGGCTACATGTTGCTACAATTGctagtagccacacaggcacacccactagaaggaaacaaacgcacccggtacaacactttcattctattggctgagaggttgccaggcgacgGTACTTTTCTGTTCCAACCAACCGAGAGCAGAAAATGATTCAGAGCAGAGAAAGACGTTTGCAAGCGGAGATTTGATCTCAGCAGAAGTTTTGAgtggagaaagaaaagtttGCAAAAGCAGAATGAATATTTGAAAGCGAAAAGTTTTGAATACAAAAGACACAAATTCcggctttcagactgaaaatgtatgTTCTCAAATTACGGCAGAAAAATCCCCCAGTAGAGTTTGTGCTGATGTTCCTCTGGTCTCAACTGTTTGATTTCTAAGCCACATTTCAATTCttcaatatatttataaaatcaaaattattaaaaaaaattcaacagttTAAAGTATTTCCTGAGCAAAAAAGTGATTTAAGACATGACAAGACGTGACCAgaaagacaaaatagaaaaagtagAACTGCACATGAATCCATAGCTGTGCAATATTTAGAGAGCTGTTACATTTCCGGTTCCCCGCATTCAGTCTGCATGCTGATTGGTTGCTGGATCGGACCTTCAGAACCTGATGAAAGCTTTGGGTCGCATAGAGGAGGCGGTTCCTACCTCAAAGTCCTGATACTGCTCCTCAGACAGGCACTTCTTGGCCACCACCAGGGTCCTCAGGCCCTCTCTGGCCATGTTCCCACACTGACAGGAAGCAAAGGAGACGACCTTCATCACAGTCTTCCtcacaaaaacaggattttctttTGGTCAATTCCAAACAGAACCTTTGGTCTCAGGGAAATGTCTTGGAAAATTAAACTTTGGCTTATTTACTGGGAAGAATGAACCGATAATGAAGGTTTCTGAACAAGTGTTGAACTTAGGGAACCGATAAGAGAgtgaggatgtttttttcttctcttcccaACCGAAACTCCTTTGAACCAGGATGGATTTAGGGACAGAGGTACCAATTAACCAGAGATGGGAGAAACTTAGAGAAACTCCCTACAGCAGAGAGAGATGGGTGGAAGGCACCATGTATGTGACTGATAAGATATAAAAGGAGAATTGTATGTTAAGTttcacttcttcttctctcttgcttttcttttctcagacgTTGATACTctgattttctaaataaaatatctaaagacAAATGCGCATTTCTCCCAAGTGTATCGCTCTCTCCCAAAACGTAAAAGATTTTTCCTAAACAGCATCTTGGCAAACagtctaaataataaatatccaGATCAAGTTTTATTGTTCAGGATTTAACCGTCAATTATTCAGCTTAAATTTAGGCGATGAATTAGCAACAAATAAGGAATAAAACGGACCGACGTCAGAGCAAACAGGGAGGGTAGAACCGGCAACCCTCCCATCACGGTACAACCTCCTTCCACCTTCATCACCATCATCGCACCAGCCAAGTTTACTGGGGGAAACCCAGCGACTCCAAAAGTCGGGCTCTGTTAGGAACCCCAGATTGTCCGGAGAGCTGACCCAGACCTGGAGAGAACCAGagaggttctggtggttctgtgCAGCGACCCGGTATGAACGCAGATATGGGTCAGCTGAACAACGCCTTATTATAACCAGCAGGAATCAATAAACAAGGAGAGCCTGACGGCGCTTTATTTCTGATATGAAAACACTGATGGAGCTGCTGATTGGTTATTGACGGGCCGATCGGGCCGGACTGCGGCGCCGCCCGCTGCTCTGACAGCAGGATGTTACAGCCGACAGCTCTGATCATGAATATGACAAACACTCATTAGACCAACTGGGTCACTAATTAAATCAGAAGCTGCCTCCAGCGCCGCATGACTCGATAATGCcaatatgatgatgatgatgatgatgatgaggaggaggaggagctgcccTCAGATGAAGCTTCAGCTGCCAAAATGATCCGTTCTACCTGAGAGTCGaatcacaaacaaacaatgaatttaacacaaacaagcagaaacatgctgatggtggtggcagcatcatgctgagtcAGGAGGGAAACACGCCGGGACACGAAGTTCCAGTAAGACCAGTGGAGCCAAGACATTagaggggtatgaatactttaggTCCGGTTCTTACCTCCTCCTCCAGCCAGTCGTTATACTGGACGATGGTCGCCATGGCAACGTCTGCCCCCTTCATGTAGAAGGTGATTTCTCCGGTGGCCTCCTCCTGGACAGATCAGAAGAGCTTCGTTACTTCCTGCAGGATGAGatcggcggcggcggcggtggcggCGGCGCACCCGAACGATGATGCCCATCCGCTTGCTCTCCGACGTGAATGGGAAAACCTGCAGGATGAGGAAGGACAGGATCTGTCCCGACGGCGTCCGCAGCTGCAGCGACGTCAGGTCTCTGTTGACCAGGGTCAGCCCCACGCTCTCCGTCCAGCGCACCAGCGCCACCTGCAGGACCAGAACATTTGGAACGTCTGGGTCAGGCAGAGGACAccaggttctgatccagaaccaccAGCAGGGCTACAGTTACCCTGGCTACCCTGGACTCTAAACACGGTAACCAGGGTAACAGGCCAGGAAATAAATCCccaggaagcaggaagtgaggATTAATCAGGTTAACCTCCATCAGGAGggcatgacctctgaccttcagcCAATAAATACGAGAAACCTGGAGGAGAAGTCTGATGTTtccagcagctggaggaaaaTCCAGAGTACCTGCAGTCGGTCTCTCGGGTCAGGCTCCTCCCACCTTCCATCCCGCAGGTAGACTCACCTGGAGCTCAGGACCCCGCTCCACTGAGGCTGCGCTGTCAGGACCCTCAGGACCCTGAGGGCGGCCGCTGCTTTTGCCTGAAGACTTTGGGCTCAGAGCCGTTTACGGGTTTCTGTTTCGATGAGTTCAGCCGCTACGGCGCCAACATGGCGGTCATGACATCATGGTGCATCTCACCTCGTCTGGGCTGGAGGCCTGGTAGGTCCTATTGTCGTCGCTGAAGTCCTGGTCGGCCTCCGCCGACTCCGTCTCCCCGGCGGCGTGCGACTCGTACACCGGCGTCACATTGTGGCACAGAGCGACGGCCTTCACCGCCTCGTGGATCCGGCTGCTCGCGCTCTTTCGGACCTTGGGACCCTGCGGCGGGTTGCTCCGCGCCATCGCAGCGTTCCCGGTGCCGCCTCCAGCCAAATGAGCCGGACCCTGAAAGGTTGAGAGAGCTTTGGATTTTGATTCAGGACCGGTTCCGACTGATCCATTTGCTAGCGATAGGACCGGtccaaactgaatatttatcaTAAAACGTGACAGAAAGCTGAGCTGAAGCAGGAGAACCAGAGCCGCCCACAGGCCGAGCCCAGCGGAGTTCTGGTCTCACTAGCAGAGGGAGGAGGACGGTTCCGGCTCCAGCAGCTGCTtggaccggatcagaaccaccCAGCGAGGAGAACCTGAGGGAGCGCAGGGATGAATGGAGCAGCTTTCCTGTTGGACTCCCTGCCTGACGCCGAGCGGCAGGAAACTTTCCAGCTCCAAACGGCTTGGTGAACTTTTCTATCGTTAGTTTATGGAACGAACTATCAATCGATCGATCAGTccatcaatcaagtttatttgatcatttcagcaacaaagcacttcaaagtgctttatgtcataaaaacacaaaaataaaagtcagaaagtcaCCAACTGAGAAagctgaaaacatgacattgtgATGAGCGCCTCAATCAAAATCAATACAAATCAGATAAATTGATCAATATTCCAGTCGATTCTGTTCGAGTCTAAGCAGCTGGTTTCTagacgtttgttccagatctgtggtgcatagaagctgaatgctgcttctccatgtttggttctggatgcagagcagaaccaaaaccagaaccaggtccagGCGGGTGCGGCCGGGCCAGCGGCTCACCTGAGCGTAGGATTGGACGATGTGGCTCTGGATCTCGTCCATGGTGTCGTTGCCGTAGGCGACGGTTCCCAGGTGAAGCCGCTTGAACACCATCTCGTTCTGCGTCAGGGTTCCTGCGGGCGGAGCGAGCACGGCTCGGGTCAGAGGCGACCCGCTCACAGAAGAAAAGGTCGGGATGCACCCTGCAGCTTAAAGGGACAGAACCTCCctgccaggttctggttctggttggtgcTCACCTGTCTTGTCTGTCAGCAGGTAGACCAGCCGGCCCAGTTCTTCAGGGATGGTGCTGGTTCTGACCACGGTGCCGGGAATGTTTTCGTCTCTGGTGATCATCCATCCGTACGCCGACTTCCCCATGTCCAGGTTGACCCGCAGACTGCGGATCAGAACACAGGTTCACTTCCTGCCTCCGCAACCTGACCGGAGGCGGATCGGGTCAGAACCACACGGCACCTGATGGGAATGATGTAGGAGAACAGGACCACGAAGCGGAAGAGGTTCCGGAACCACGGGCCCACGAAGCCCTGCAGCGCCACCATGACGACGGACAGAACCAGCTGGGCCAGGAACAAGGCTTTGGTGAGGCGGTTCAGCTCCAGGTCCAGAAGGCCCACCTGCGGGGGCGGTCAGAACCACAGGGttagcagaaccagaaccgcttTGCTGGCTAAAGCAGGCCTCCAAGGAGGGAACAAACACGTTAATATTCCTCCgacccagaacctccagaaccgcCACTGCGATTCATTTATTGTTGACCTGAACGGACTAAACCTGTGCTAGCTTTGTGGCTAACCCTCCTGAAGCGCTAGTGCTGAGTCGATGTGATTGGACTAGACCCGGCTCGGAAAG from Xiphophorus maculatus strain JP 163 A chromosome 13, X_maculatus-5.0-male, whole genome shotgun sequence encodes:
- the atp9b gene encoding probable phospholipid-transporting ATPase IIB isoform X4, translating into MADSIPLNPVRKSSRRTAKYSSARLSRFSLEDEPSNLDEMPLMMSEEGFENDESDYQTLPRARRGQQRRGLGWFLLGGWEVFCTSCCDCLAHVCRRKKEMKARTVWLGRPEKCEEKFPKNGIKNQKYNVLTFVPGVLYQQFKFFLNLYFLVVACSQFVPALKIGYLYTYWAPLGFVLAVTMVREAVDEVRRYQRDKEMNSQLYSKLTVRGKVQVKSSDIQVGDLIIVEKNQRIPADMIFLRTSEKTGACFIRTEQLDGETDWKLKVAVSCTQRLAAVGDLFSFSAFVYAQKPQLDIHTFEGNFTREDVEPQIHESLSIDNTLWASGVVASGTVIGVVIYTGKETRSVLNTSHAKNKVGLLDLELNRLTKALFLAQLVLSVVMVALQGFVGPWFRNLFRFVVLFSYIIPISLRVNLDMGKSAYGWMITRDENIPGTVVRTSTIPEELGRLVYLLTDKTGTLTQNEMVFKRLHLGTVAYGNDTMDEIQSHIVQSYAQGPAHLAGGGTGNAAMARSNPPQGPKVRKSASSRIHEAVKAVALCHNVTPVYESHAAGETESAEADQDFSDDNRTYQASSPDEVALVRWTESVGLTLVNRDLTSLQLRTPSGQILSFLILQVFPFTSESKRMGIIVREEATGEITFYMKGADVAMATIVQYNDWLEEECGNMAREGLRTLVVAKKCLSEEQYQDFESRYSQAKLSLLDRALKVAAVVESLEREMELLCLTGVEDQLQADVRPTLELLRNAGIKIWMLTGDKMETATCIAKSSHLVSRTQDIHVFKPVCSRGEAHLELNAFRRKHDCALVVSGDSLEVCLRYYEHEFVELACQCPAVVCCRCSPTQKAQIVQLLQQHTANRTCAIGDGGNDVSMIQAADCGIGIEGKEGKQASLAADFSVSQFRHIGRLLMVHGRNSYKRSAALGQFVMHRGMIISTMQAVFSSVFFFASVPLYQGFLMVGYATIYTMFPVFSLVLDQDVKPETALLYPELYKDLTKGRSLSFKTFLIWVLISIYQGGILMYGALVLFESEFVHVVAISFTALVLTELLMVALTVRTWHWLMVLAEFFSLGCYLASLAFLNEYFGIGRVSFGAFLDLSFITTWPFLWKVSAITLVSCLPLYIIKYLKRKFSPPSYSKLSS